From the Ignavibacteria bacterium genome, the window CTTGAGCTCGTTCAGAAGTTCTGTAGCTGTACGAGCTTGGACGAGGGAAGGGGCTAGCAACACCAATACGATGAGGAGGAAACGGGTCACGTAAGTATGTCCTTTCGACGCATGATGATCTGCGTTGCCGTATAACAGCCGATGATGTGCGTGAGCAAGACGCTGGCGGAGATGCTCACCTTGGTCCAGTTGACGGGATCGTCAAAGAGGAACTTCCACCCGTTCATGTGATTGGTGAAAAAGAGCGGACGCAGGTAGTCGAAGATCGGGATGTCGATGGCAGAGATGATGGTCATCACAATGATGATGGCCATGGTCGTCATGATGGGACCGATGGCGTTCTCCACAAGCGACGAGAACAAGAAGGCCACACTGGCAACGGTGGTCATGGCCAATGCTGCAAAGCCATAGGCCAGTGTGAAACGCCACCACAGATCGTTCTCTGCGATGATGGTGATCTGCGAACGGATCACAACTACCTCGCCGGTGCCGAGAAGAGCGATGCCAAGACCGAGAGACATCACGGCCATGAAGAGCACGAGGAGGTTTGTGTAGGTGAGTGTGGCAAGGAACTTTGCCGACACCATCGTAGAGCGCGAAAGAGGTCGAGTTAGCAGCAATCGATACGTCCCCGCTGTTGCTTCACCGGCAAGCACCTCACCGGCAACGAGAGTGATGAGAAACGGCACGTGCACATACAACGATCCGAAGATGATGTAGGACACCGTGTATCCGTTCATCAGGTTCCCGGTGAAATCAAACGTCTGCTTCAGGGCCTGCGTTGCAAATCCAAGGTATTGTCCACCTTCAATGCCCATAGCAGCAACAACCACGGGAATCAACACACCCAGGGCGATGAATCCGATGAACGTGCGCCATTTCGAGAAGACCTTACTCATCTCAACGCGATAGGCAGTGCCGATCATGATACCTCCTGCGTGAGCGAGATGAAATATTCTTCGAGGGAGCGAACAGGGGAGACAGCCGAGAGAGGTATACGTGCGTCGGCAAGGTGTGCCACCAGACCCGAGATCTCTTCACGTTCCATCATCATGATGATAGCACCATCCGTTGATGATTGGATGTGAGAGGAAAGGGGCGTAGCACGGATCATTTCGAGTGCGCGTTGTACTTCCGACGTTTCGATCGTGACCTTGAGACGTCCGGCATTTAACAGGTCTTGCACAGCCCCTTCTACAACTGCCTTCCCACGGTTGATGATCACCATGCGTGTGGCAGTGAGTTCTACTTCCGGCAAGATGTGCGAGGAGAGGAAGACCGTTTTTTTGTGATCGGCGGCCAGTTCGAGGATCAGGTCGCGGATGTCCACCATGCCTTGTGGGTCAAGTCCGGTTGTTGGCTCATCGAGGACGATGAGGTCAGGCGAATGCAGAAGTGCTTGAGCGATCCCCAGACGCTGCTTCATTCCGTGTGAGAACGTTTTCACCTTGCTCGATGCTCTGCTTGCTAGGCCAACGATGCCAAGGATACGATCGATGGAACGTGTGGAGACATCAGCACCGCTGAGTCTGCCGAGGAGCTCAAGGTTGCGTCGAGCAGTGAGGTAGTTGTAGAAGTCCGGACGTTCTACGATGGCCCCGATCCGACGGAGGATCTCGCTCCGATGTGTTGTGAGATCGAGTCCGAACACCCGTATCGAGCCCGACGTAGGACGGATCAGCGAAAGCATCATCCGTATGGTGGTGCTCTTTCCGGCTCCATTGGGTCCAAGGAAGCCGTAGACGTCTCCCTGGGCAACGGAAAGGCTGAGTCCGTTCACCGCATGGAAGTCGCCATAGTGTTTATGGAGATCGTGGATCTCGATCAGGGGAGTGGGCATGGAGCGTGATAACGCATGATGACCCTAAAAAGTGCCACATGACACCCGGCATCTATGACACCCGGCACCAAGTCAGAGCGCGTTCGCTGCGGCCTTGAAAGCCCTGCCCCGTTCCTCGAAGTTTGCAAACATGTCGAAGGACTTGCAGGCAGGAGAGAAGAGTACAACATCTTCCGACCGTGCAAGGTCTGCGGCGGCGTGGACGGCTTCTTCCATGGATGCTACCTTCACACATCGCTTGGTGGTGCACCAATGATTGAAGATCGCATCAGCATCTTCACCCATACAGACAATGGCCTTCACATTCTCGGCTACGAGGTCGTCGAGGGCGGCGTAGTCGTTGTTGTCACCCCTTCCTCCGGCGATCCACACGATCGGATGATCGTAGCTGGACAGCGCAAACCACGCGGCATTCACGTTGGTTGCTTTGGAGTCGTTGATGTATCGTACGCCGCGGTGGACGCGGACGTGTTCGAGTCGGTGCTCTACGCCGTTGAACGACGCCAGCGAATCCCGAATGTTCTCATTACGCACCTCAAAGGCACGCGCTGCTAGTGCTGCCGCCATGGAGTTCGCCGCATTGTGCGCTCCAGGCAGCCCAAGACGTCGCAAGGGCATGAGGATCTCCTCGTTATGCTGCTGATCCCGAAGTATGATTTCGTCCCCCCGGACGAATGCTCCGTCAACCTCTTTGAGGAGACTGAAGAAGCGTACCATACCCCGAGCTACCGACGCTGCGTTTGCTGCGTGTGCATCGTCGGCATTCAAAACTACAACGTCATTTGCCCGTTGGTGCTCAGCAATTTTCCACTTCGCATGCACGTACTGTTGAAAGCTCCCATGATACGAGAGATGATCAGGTGTGATGTTCAGGAGCATACTCACGTGCGGACTGAACGTTCTCGTGGTATCGAGCTGATAGGAGCTGCACTCAGCAACGATGATCATGGCCGGATCGATCGTCCCTACAAGACTGCTGAGCGGCGTTCCGATATTCCCCGCTGCGACGGCCGGCCTGCCCCCTTCATTCAAAACATGCGCCGTTAATGCCGTTGTTGTTGTCTTCCCATTCGTACCCGTGATCGCTACGATGGGGTTGGTAAGAAACCTACTTGCGTACTCGAGCTCACCAATAACCTCAATGCCCAAACGCTCGGCATCAACACGAACAGGGTTGGTAGGGGGCACACCCGGAGACACAACAATAAGGTCGGCCTTGGTTGCCAGATCTGTATGTCCACCGAACTCCGATGCAATGTTTCGCGACGCCAAAAACTCCACCGCATCACCCGCTTTTTCAAGGGGCTTTGCATCAGACACAAACACTGTCTCACCGTTTCGCACCGCAAGTTCTGCTGCCGCCAAACCGCTCTTGGCGGCACCGAGGATTGTAATTCTCATGTGCGAAGTTACGGGGTTGCAAGGTTACAAGGTTACAAGGTTACAAGGTTACAAGGTTACGGGGTTACGGGGTTACGGGGTTACAAGGTTACGGGGTTACGTCACGTTATTGTTGATGAGATGCACATAGAAATATGGAAAAAGAACTCGACCTTGATTTCGGGAGTGAGGCAAATGGCCAACTTCAACATCACTCTGTAATGATGGCTAGACTCATACGATCTACGTGCCATGCGTTGCGAGATTCCCATTGGATAGATCGCAGTGCCTTGACGCAACTGTATCGTGCAGGTACCTCTGTAGGTGCCAATGTGCGTGAAGCCAAGTACGCTGAATCACGCCGCGACTTTATACACAAGCTTAAGATCGCAGAGAAAGAGTTGGCAGAAACTCTGTATTGGGTTGGACTCTTATCATCTCATCCAGGAATAATCAATGCAGTTGATAGGAAAGAACTACTGGAAGAGATTAGAATCGTTAGATCTCTACTTCGATCAATTGTACGATCGTCGAAAACCGTAACCCCGTAACCCCGTAACCCCGTAACCCCGTAACCCCGTAACCTCAAACACTCCGCGCCATCAACATCTTCGCCAGCACTTCCAGCAGGTCTCTTGCCGGACTCTCCGGAACATGGTGCAGGTGCTCGAAGGCGTCGTTGGTGAACTTCTCAACAAGGGCGGTGGCGTCTTGGGTAACACCATAGGCGTCCATCATGGAGATCACATCAGTGACGTGTTCTCGACCAAGACCGTTGTCTGCAAAGAAGGTGGCGATGAGGGCGGTGTGTTCCGGACGTGCATCGAGGTCTTCACGTACACGACGGGCGCATTCGAGCATGAGCCATGTGCGCTTGCCTTCTACGATATCTCCGCCGGGTGATTTGCCAAAGGCTTCGCTGCCGGTGATGTCGAGAATGTCGTCCTGCATCTGGAATGCGATGCCGATCAAGCGTGCGA encodes:
- a CDS encoding ABC transporter permease subunit, with translation MIGTAYRVEMSKVFSKWRTFIGFIALGVLIPVVVAAMGIEGGQYLGFATQALKQTFDFTGNLMNGYTVSYIIFGSLYVHVPFLITLVAGEVLAGEATAGTYRLLLTRPLSRSTMVSAKFLATLTYTNLLVLFMAVMSLGLGIALLGTGEVVVIRSQITIIAENDLWWRFTLAYGFAALAMTTVASVAFLFSSLVENAIGPIMTTMAIIIVMTIISAIDIPIFDYLRPLFFTNHMNGWKFLFDDPVNWTKVSISASVLLTHIIGCYTATQIIMRRKDILT
- a CDS encoding ABC transporter ATP-binding protein yields the protein MPTPLIEIHDLHKHYGDFHAVNGLSLSVAQGDVYGFLGPNGAGKSTTIRMMLSLIRPTSGSIRVFGLDLTTHRSEILRRIGAIVERPDFYNYLTARRNLELLGRLSGADVSTRSIDRILGIVGLASRASSKVKTFSHGMKQRLGIAQALLHSPDLIVLDEPTTGLDPQGMVDIRDLILELAADHKKTVFLSSHILPEVELTATRMVIINRGKAVVEGAVQDLLNAGRLKVTIETSEVQRALEMIRATPLSSHIQSSTDGAIIMMMEREEISGLVAHLADARIPLSAVSPVRSLEEYFISLTQEVS
- the murD gene encoding UDP-N-acetylmuramoyl-L-alanine--D-glutamate ligase, whose translation is MRITILGAAKSGLAAAELAVRNGETVFVSDAKPLEKAGDAVEFLASRNIASEFGGHTDLATKADLIVVSPGVPPTNPVRVDAERLGIEVIGELEYASRFLTNPIVAITGTNGKTTTTALTAHVLNEGGRPAVAAGNIGTPLSSLVGTIDPAMIIVAECSSYQLDTTRTFSPHVSMLLNITPDHLSYHGSFQQYVHAKWKIAEHQRANDVVVLNADDAHAANAASVARGMVRFFSLLKEVDGAFVRGDEIILRDQQHNEEILMPLRRLGLPGAHNAANSMAAALAARAFEVRNENIRDSLASFNGVEHRLEHVRVHRGVRYINDSKATNVNAAWFALSSYDHPIVWIAGGRGDNNDYAALDDLVAENVKAIVCMGEDADAIFNHWCTTKRCVKVASMEEAVHAAADLARSEDVVLFSPACKSFDMFANFEERGRAFKAAANAL
- a CDS encoding four helix bundle protein; the encoded protein is MMARLIRSTCHALRDSHWIDRSALTQLYRAGTSVGANVREAKYAESRRDFIHKLKIAEKELAETLYWVGLLSSHPGIINAVDRKELLEEIRIVRSLLRSIVRSSKTVTP